CCCCAACACAGCACTGAGCACAAGTCTAGGCAGTCATCATGGTCTCCTCTGCTCGACTCTGCCCAGACCTTCCAGTTCTCCGACCGAAAGACTTGTGATCCAGTTTTGCTACAAAGAACAAAGTGGTTGACAACAGTGACAGTAATTGCTGGAGCAAAACCAAAAGACATAGGTAAAGAacatataaatgttaataaagcACACTGCTTTCAACACACAGCCAGCCACCTGGGCCTTCAAGTTCCTACAGAGATACCCCATTGCCAATGTCACCACCCAATCAAACTGAGGTGAGTTTAGACCCTTCAATATGGCCCTTCTAAAGGCTGTGGCTTCATTCTATCTCCTCCCAAGGTACAGGTAGCTGCTGTAACAACCCTTGCACATTCCCAATTATAATGAAATGGGTGAATCAAAGGTCAACTTCCCAGGGTCAAATCCCAGGCATTCCTTCTTTTGCAAGGCCTGCCTGATGTCTATTCCTGCACAAGCTATAGACTAAACTGCATTACTGTGGAAGGTTCTTGTCACTTTGTCTCCACTAGGTATTCTTGCTGCTCAATAGAAccctttttaaaagagaagcactCTGAAGTTGTAAGAAAGAGCtcttgcagcattgtttgtacaAAAACTACATACTACCTAAATGTCAATAAGGGATTGATCAAATAATATGTCACAGCTATATTATGAAATACTATGCAATAGTTAAAAAGATTTAATATACACAAATGTCTATTTATGTAGATGTTAACCAAAACAAGGAAGTTGCAGAGAAATGTGTacgtgaactcctattcacatgAAGGAAAAACACTCCACAaactgtgtgtgtacacatgcatgcacaggtgtatttgtccattttgcattgcctgaggctgggtaatttataaagaagtttatttggctcttggttctgcaggctgtacaagcatggcaccaacatcagTCCAGCTTCCggtgaggcctcagaaagcttttaactcatggcagaaggcaaagtgggagcatgTGTAACACAAGGcaagagagggagtgagagagagagccaggttcttttaaacaaccagctctcatgaaCTAAtaaagtgagaactcactcttcaccacagggagggcaccaagccattcatgagggattcgtccccatgacccaaacacctcccgccAGGTCctacttccaacattggggatcacatttcggCGTgaaatttggaggagacaaatatccaaCCCGTATCAGTGGACATTCAACAACAGTGAGAAGTAGTAAAGGATATTCACCAAACAAGAAACAGTAGTTAACGTGTCGTGAGCAGACAGGAGAAAGGAGGTTATAAGAGGGGGGATTTTCACTTTTTACTCTACATACTTGAACTCAATTTGAATGTTTTACAAGAGTATTGGATTATTTTATGAACAGGAGCAAAAAAGAGACATACCAAACAGAAAGCTTGGGCTTCAGATCCTCAAATCGTCTCACTAAGCTATGTGACTTTGAGAAATCAACTTCACTCTTCTCAACCTGTTTCTcatctgaaaacagaaataacacCTTCAAAATTGTAGTGACAATTAACTgatgttaaaaatacaaatgggccaggcacagtggctcatgcctgtaaccccagcactttgggaggcagaggcgggcggatcacttgaggccaggagttcaagaccagcctggccaacacagtgaaacaccatatctactaaaaaatagaaaaacttagccacgcatggtggtgtatgcctgtaatcccagctactcaggaggctgaagcatgagatttgcttgaacccggaaggcagaggttgcagtgagctcagattgtgccactgcactccagcctgggtgacagagtgagactgtgtctcaaaaaataaaaataaaacataagtgcAAATACAaatggagccaggcacagtggctcacacctgtaatcccaacactttcagaggccaaggtgggaggactacttgaagccaggagttggagaccagcctgagcaacattttgagaccttgtctctacaaaaaatttaaaaattagctgggtgtgatggtacacagtcatctcagctacttaggaggctgaggcaggaggactgattGAACCCAGAAAtgtgaggctgcggtgagctgattgcaccactgcactccaacctgggcaacagaatgagacctgtctaatttttttaaaattatttttcaataaaaatttctaaaaaaagaaacactaatgGTTGACTCTCTGAAAGTGTTACCTGTCCAGGCAGAGTCCAAACAGAAATGACTGCTCCCAACATTGTGCTCCAAACCACTATTCACACCTATAGCATAACAGCACATTCTTGTAATTATTTGT
This sequence is a window from Homo sapiens chromosome 12, GRCh38.p14 Primary Assembly. Protein-coding genes within it:
- the UQCC6 gene encoding ubiquinol-cytochrome c reductase complex assembly factor 6 isoform X1, giving the protein MAQIITRMCCYAIGVNSGLEHNVGSSHFCLDSAWTDEKQVEKSEVDFSKSHSLVRRFEDLKPKLSVCKTGSQVFRSENWKVWAESSRGDHDDCLDLCSVLCWGELLQTIPEIPPKRGELKTELLGLKERKHKPQVSQQEELK